One Candidatus Bathyarchaeota archaeon DNA segment encodes these proteins:
- a CDS encoding DNA double-strand break repair nuclease NurA yields MPEFLGEFGNCIEGKKEAVKAKIFQGTPNPLEDRFSSEFPSLWNSIDRPAELAAQVSELNVLAVDSSVYSNLLSTGGVFYVVRSLGVCRSLQQKWLESDVFFSRGGSVAERQYLTVKMEMAEFQVALDALKNGLGCSTILIDGSLYGRLVHVPLESTVEEDRLILLDYFRVYRQLLDACKQNGVMLVGVAKESRSTAFRDYLLNLIFRKALEEADLEDTDARMILPLFMEVADNAALGLAKFERFKQKYGDKVGVVALIFEELARSRPDYQVVMRYAKGVGYTKPLLLGASPRLERHLRQFQMHPESYVRKNFPNAIRDMGKSLLDEAAGVVAGIADFPAILSFYVLFDPRDSPIRIDVPCYDKRFIDVGWHKPFSVDLSEVLKVLATGYCGLDCHNLWLKNVDERVRLKKKTVDNIYVPYLEKLFGEKIIRGR; encoded by the coding sequence ATGCCCGAGTTTCTCGGCGAGTTTGGAAATTGTATTGAAGGGAAAAAAGAAGCCGTAAAAGCGAAGATATTTCAAGGAACACCAAATCCCTTGGAAGATCGGTTCAGTTCCGAGTTTCCATCATTATGGAACTCTATCGATAGGCCTGCTGAGCTTGCGGCTCAAGTAAGTGAACTTAATGTTTTGGCTGTGGATTCAAGTGTTTACTCTAATTTGCTTTCCACGGGCGGGGTGTTTTATGTTGTGAGGTCTTTGGGTGTTTGTCGTAGTTTACAGCAGAAATGGCTTGAGAGCGACGTTTTCTTCTCCAGAGGTGGTTCTGTCGCCGAACGTCAGTATCTCACGGTTAAGATGGAGATGGCGGAGTTTCAGGTTGCCTTAGATGCTCTAAAAAATGGGCTTGGGTGCTCAACCATTTTGATTGATGGTTCGCTGTATGGTCGTTTAGTACATGTGCCGCTGGAGTCTACGGTTGAAGAAGACCGTTTGATTCTTCTTGACTACTTCAGGGTTTATCGTCAGTTGCTTGATGCTTGTAAACAGAATGGCGTGATGTTGGTTGGGGTTGCGAAGGAGAGTCGCTCGACTGCTTTCAGGGATTACTTGTTAAATTTGATTTTCAGAAAAGCGCTCGAAGAAGCTGATCTCGAAGACACTGACGCCCGAATGATACTGCCTCTTTTTATGGAAGTTGCTGATAACGCGGCTTTAGGTCTTGCGAAGTTTGAGCGGTTCAAACAGAAGTATGGCGACAAGGTTGGTGTGGTCGCGCTTATTTTTGAGGAGTTGGCTCGTTCTAGACCCGATTATCAGGTTGTTATGCGGTATGCAAAGGGTGTAGGTTATACAAAGCCTCTGCTTTTGGGTGCTTCGCCCCGTTTAGAAAGGCATCTGCGGCAGTTCCAGATGCATCCAGAAAGTTACGTTAGGAAGAATTTTCCAAATGCTATTCGAGATATGGGGAAAAGCTTGCTCGATGAGGCTGCAGGGGTTGTTGCTGGTATCGCTGATTTTCCTGCGATTTTGTCGTTTTATGTACTTTTTGATCCCCGTGATTCTCCAATCAGGATTGACGTTCCATGTTACGATAAGCGTTTTATCGATGTGGGCTGGCATAAACCCTTTTCTGTCGATTTAAGCGAAGTCTTGAAGGTTTTAGCGACGGGTTATTGCGGGTTAGATTGCCATAACCTGTGGTTGAAGAATGTGGATGAGAGAGTCAGGCTTAAGAAGAAAACGGTTGATAATATCTATGTTCCCTACCTTGAAAAGTTGTTTGGGGAAAAAATAATTCGTGGGAGG
- a CDS encoding NAD(+)/NADH kinase → MYKSVGLVARYDQQAAIKLAEQLAEYLSSKGLEVCIEDSLAGKVTAKNRFVPLTEMKTDFIVTIGGDGTILRTSISAPKPEPPILTVNMGVRGFLTEVEPKDACAALDRILKGDFRIEKSTKMAVWAGKEPLPDALNDVVISTGEPSKILYAEICKNGKPILRCQADGLIVSTQTGSTGYSLSAGGPVLDQEVDAFVLTPICSLTVFHSLVFPTDAVLTFNVLRPEKMLVMIDGNFRRFINTEDLMVKVTRSENATSFIRFETNFYDRLRNRLLFKGTE, encoded by the coding sequence GTGTATAAAAGCGTGGGGTTAGTCGCCCGATACGATCAGCAGGCGGCGATTAAGCTGGCTGAACAGCTCGCAGAGTACCTCTCAAGTAAAGGTTTAGAGGTCTGCATCGAAGACTCCCTCGCGGGCAAAGTCACCGCCAAAAACCGCTTTGTCCCCCTAACCGAAATGAAAACCGACTTTATAGTGACCATCGGCGGCGACGGCACCATACTGCGAACCTCCATCTCAGCGCCTAAACCTGAACCGCCCATCTTAACCGTGAACATGGGTGTCCGCGGCTTTCTAACCGAAGTTGAACCTAAAGATGCCTGCGCAGCCCTAGACCGCATCTTGAAGGGTGATTTTAGAATTGAGAAATCGACAAAGATGGCTGTTTGGGCAGGCAAAGAACCCCTCCCCGACGCCCTAAACGACGTTGTGATTTCTACGGGGGAGCCATCAAAGATTCTGTATGCTGAAATCTGTAAAAACGGCAAACCCATCCTCAGATGCCAAGCCGACGGCTTAATCGTCAGCACCCAAACAGGCTCCACAGGTTACTCGCTGTCGGCAGGCGGACCCGTGCTCGACCAAGAAGTAGACGCGTTTGTTTTGACCCCGATTTGTTCATTAACCGTCTTTCACTCGCTTGTTTTTCCCACTGACGCGGTTTTAACGTTTAATGTGCTTCGTCCAGAGAAGATGCTGGTTATGATTGACGGCAACTTCCGCAGGTTCATAAACACCGAAGACCTCATGGTCAAAGTCACCCGATCAGAGAACGCGACATCATTTATTCGGTTTGAAACCAACTTCTATGACCGCCTCCGCAACAGATTGCTCTTTAAGGGAACCGAATGA
- a CDS encoding DUF2070 family protein encodes MSAQPSLNSSMDNAKKHYASLFSLPSYERSLLMVAAICIAGVTLTAYALTPTLNAVLLGIALFTITFLSDLVTCKVILRRDPIFIIRRTTAMSFYGWLLWLAFMALGAGLGYFFGGILWIKLTLLGFGAVLTLRVIVVTATSEAPRWRQALSALLQPTLCIAALIVFWQGISNTITLQVLPFAVLAPIISYSAVYLFLSSIDKLGKSYGLPAMPLFRAFLLNWVTSMNEPLEKHLEQMGEDADIEVNLLKFDAAKPKAAVIVPLVHPGPFKNIGSSLLPSLLKQNYEKEYGSNACTPLGILGHELDLASQTQNHKIIKEVLSAAKFSSEASLASPFVRATDGVAIASCQIFGETVFLSFSLAPKTTEDLPQELGRLVAEEAKKYGLKHAIVVNAHNSLDDVNDTELHVEELKHAAVACLKNASALPKMPFKVGSASVFPQEFTQKQGMGTGGITAIVVEVEKQKTAYIVIDGNNMVPHLREKIQNSLTTQGFGEAEVFTTDTHAVSALVTGIRGYHPIGEAINHDTLINYINQAAKEADANLETAKAGSKQFVVPKVRVIGEERLNSISLLVDKALVKAKKTAAPVFGVEGVLFVLLLLLF; translated from the coding sequence ATGAGCGCCCAGCCTTCTTTAAACAGCTCAATGGACAACGCAAAGAAGCACTATGCCTCTCTGTTCTCCTTGCCCAGCTACGAAAGGTCCCTGCTTATGGTTGCAGCCATCTGCATAGCAGGCGTAACCCTAACAGCTTATGCTTTAACTCCAACTCTTAACGCGGTTTTGCTGGGCATCGCCCTGTTCACAATAACCTTTCTGTCCGATTTAGTAACCTGCAAAGTTATCCTCCGCCGCGACCCCATCTTCATCATCAGACGAACCACTGCGATGTCCTTCTACGGGTGGCTTCTGTGGTTGGCTTTCATGGCATTAGGCGCAGGTTTAGGGTACTTTTTCGGCGGCATCCTATGGATAAAGCTCACCTTGCTGGGGTTTGGGGCGGTGTTAACCTTACGTGTCATCGTGGTAACTGCAACTTCTGAGGCTCCAAGATGGCGCCAAGCCCTATCTGCACTCCTCCAACCCACACTCTGCATAGCGGCGTTGATAGTATTCTGGCAGGGTATCTCAAACACAATCACTCTGCAAGTGTTGCCCTTTGCAGTACTAGCTCCAATAATCAGCTACTCCGCAGTGTACCTCTTCTTAAGTTCCATCGACAAATTAGGAAAAAGCTACGGGTTGCCTGCTATGCCTCTGTTTAGGGCGTTTCTGCTTAACTGGGTTACAAGCATGAATGAGCCGCTGGAGAAGCACCTAGAACAGATGGGCGAAGACGCAGACATCGAAGTTAACCTGCTCAAGTTCGACGCCGCCAAACCCAAAGCCGCAGTCATCGTACCACTGGTTCATCCTGGACCATTTAAGAACATCGGCAGCAGCCTCTTACCATCACTTCTAAAACAAAACTACGAAAAAGAATACGGCTCCAACGCCTGCACACCGCTGGGCATCTTGGGGCATGAACTCGATTTAGCTTCACAGACACAAAACCACAAAATAATCAAAGAAGTCCTCTCCGCAGCCAAGTTTTCATCCGAAGCGTCTTTGGCTTCGCCGTTCGTCAGAGCAACCGACGGCGTTGCCATTGCATCCTGTCAAATATTCGGCGAAACTGTGTTCTTGTCTTTTTCGCTTGCGCCTAAAACAACTGAGGATTTGCCTCAAGAACTGGGCCGCTTAGTTGCCGAGGAAGCAAAAAAATACGGCCTCAAACACGCGATTGTGGTTAATGCGCATAACAGCCTCGACGACGTAAACGACACAGAATTACATGTGGAAGAGTTGAAACATGCAGCCGTCGCTTGCCTAAAAAATGCGTCTGCTTTGCCTAAAATGCCGTTTAAGGTGGGTTCAGCCTCAGTTTTTCCTCAAGAGTTCACCCAAAAACAGGGCATGGGCACAGGCGGCATAACAGCCATCGTGGTTGAGGTGGAAAAACAGAAAACCGCCTACATAGTCATAGACGGCAACAACATGGTTCCGCATCTCAGAGAAAAAATCCAAAACTCCCTAACTACACAGGGCTTTGGGGAGGCAGAAGTTTTCACCACCGACACCCACGCAGTCAGCGCCTTGGTAACGGGCATACGGGGATACCACCCAATCGGAGAAGCCATCAACCACGACACACTCATCAACTACATCAACCAAGCCGCAAAAGAAGCAGACGCCAACCTCGAAACCGCGAAAGCAGGCTCTAAACAATTCGTTGTTCCCAAAGTCAGAGTAATCGGCGAAGAACGACTGAACTCGATTTCGCTCCTTGTCGACAAAGCGTTGGTTAAAGCCAAAAAGACTGCTGCCCCCGTGTTCGGCGTTGAGGGTGTGCTGTTTGTTCTGCTTTTACTTTTGTTTTAG
- a CDS encoding preprotein translocase subunit Sec61beta — protein sequence MRKKKRDTGPMPAASAGLLRFFEEETEGIKVRPELLVGLAVALIVVSVIANAFL from the coding sequence ATGAGGAAAAAGAAACGCGATACTGGCCCAATGCCCGCGGCAAGTGCGGGTCTGTTGAGGTTCTTTGAAGAAGAAACCGAAGGCATCAAAGTCCGCCCCGAACTCCTCGTCGGTTTAGCTGTTGCCTTAATAGTTGTCTCCGTTATAGCAAACGCATTTCTCTAA
- a CDS encoding cytidine/deoxycytidylate deaminase family protein, with amino-acid sequence MAEPQTKKSRPNWDRYFLDLCEAVAARATCDRGKCGAVIVKDKRIMTTGYVGAPAGLPHCDEAGHDMRKMINENGEVSQHCVRTLHAEQNAILQAARFGIPLEGATLFCKMTPCRTCAMMIINAGIKRVVCEKRYHADADTIEMFKQAGIELCIMNNEFMKYDKQ; translated from the coding sequence ATGGCAGAACCACAAACTAAAAAATCTCGACCAAATTGGGATCGTTACTTTTTAGATTTATGTGAAGCCGTCGCTGCACGCGCGACCTGTGACCGCGGAAAATGCGGCGCCGTCATCGTGAAAGACAAACGCATCATGACCACAGGCTATGTGGGTGCACCCGCGGGGTTACCGCACTGTGACGAAGCAGGACATGACATGCGTAAAATGATCAACGAGAACGGCGAAGTGAGCCAGCACTGCGTCCGTACCCTACATGCCGAACAGAACGCAATTCTTCAAGCTGCAAGGTTTGGGATACCTCTGGAGGGAGCTACGTTGTTCTGTAAGATGACGCCGTGCCGCACCTGTGCCATGATGATAATCAACGCAGGCATCAAACGGGTCGTGTGCGAGAAACGCTACCACGCCGACGCCGACACCATCGAGATGTTCAAGCAGGCAGGCATAGAACTCTGCATAATGAACAACGAATTCATGAAATACGACAAGCAATAA
- a CDS encoding methyltransferase domain-containing protein encodes MQTLFISGKNWTLSLAELTEYFKARAIEFKIDYFSTEFFTLTFPTPLNPSVIDDLGGTIKITEAKGTLPSETVKEAFLNKNKPAQKQVAQTIIQSAALEGMKKASDKLLFGISVYTSDNNLKTVGGRIQRYVGSAIKDELAAQGKKSSFMGTSQDRSEAQLSHVEVLKKKLVENQAEVLLCIGKTQTWIANTIAVHNPFEFQKRDIYKPNQRAIFGMPPRLARMMVNLSGCTSQKTLLDSFCGVGTILQEALLEGAMVVGVDVNSWCVKAATENLEWVAREYNLSEADFRVVQGDVSHLAEKVGLESVDCMVSEPDLGPALREVPTGPYAQKIITKLEPLFFGFIEEAYRVLRFKGRLVLVTPYIRTRSHEAVTMPIEDKIKEVGFKRIYVFSDDLFSEEAPNHGKLMGSGSLVEMDERHKIGREIHILQK; translated from the coding sequence ATGCAAACTTTATTCATTTCGGGCAAAAACTGGACACTATCCCTAGCAGAGCTAACCGAGTACTTCAAAGCCAGAGCTATAGAATTCAAAATCGACTACTTCTCAACCGAATTCTTCACCCTAACCTTCCCAACCCCGCTAAACCCATCAGTAATCGACGACTTAGGCGGCACCATAAAAATCACTGAAGCAAAAGGCACCTTGCCTTCTGAAACCGTGAAAGAGGCGTTCTTAAACAAAAACAAACCAGCTCAAAAACAAGTAGCCCAAACCATAATCCAAAGCGCCGCGCTAGAAGGCATGAAAAAAGCCTCGGACAAGTTGCTGTTTGGCATAAGCGTCTACACCTCTGACAACAACCTAAAAACCGTCGGCGGACGCATCCAACGCTACGTCGGCAGCGCCATAAAAGACGAACTGGCAGCTCAAGGCAAAAAATCCAGTTTCATGGGCACCTCGCAGGACCGAAGCGAAGCACAACTAAGCCATGTTGAAGTCCTCAAAAAGAAACTCGTTGAAAACCAAGCCGAAGTCCTGCTCTGCATAGGCAAAACCCAAACGTGGATAGCCAACACAATCGCAGTGCACAACCCCTTTGAGTTCCAAAAAAGAGACATCTACAAACCCAACCAACGCGCCATCTTCGGCATGCCTCCACGACTGGCACGCATGATGGTCAACCTCTCAGGATGCACATCCCAGAAAACTTTGCTGGATTCCTTCTGTGGTGTGGGCACAATCCTCCAAGAGGCGCTTCTTGAAGGCGCTATGGTGGTGGGTGTTGATGTTAATTCGTGGTGTGTGAAAGCTGCGACTGAGAACCTCGAGTGGGTTGCTCGCGAATACAATCTTTCGGAAGCGGATTTCCGAGTGGTTCAGGGTGATGTTAGCCACTTGGCTGAGAAGGTGGGGTTGGAAAGCGTGGATTGCATGGTTTCGGAACCCGATTTAGGCCCCGCACTACGCGAGGTACCTACAGGGCCATACGCACAGAAAATCATCACCAAACTCGAACCGCTCTTTTTCGGCTTCATCGAAGAAGCTTACCGCGTGCTACGCTTTAAAGGTCGGTTGGTTCTGGTAACGCCCTACATTCGCACCCGCTCCCACGAAGCCGTGACCATGCCCATTGAGGATAAAATCAAAGAGGTCGGTTTCAAGCGGATTTACGTTTTTTCTGACGACTTGTTCTCAGAGGAGGCACCGAACCATGGCAAACTGATGGGTTCAGGCTCCTTGGTGGAGATGGATGAACGCCACAAAATCGGCAGAGAAATTCACATACTGCAAAAGTAA
- a CDS encoding 50S ribosomal protein L16: MHARNYRHVKNRAYTRKEYARGFPPPKIVKFTMGDTKTQFEVEGQLLATERVQIRHCSLEAARVATNRVLMDKLINDYYMVVHPYPHIILRENKMIFGAHADRLQQGMRRSFGAAVGTAAKVEVGQPIMTVRVKAGKEDIAKESLKRGSAKLPIACKIVISKIQLPPSQTEKAEPETETA, translated from the coding sequence ATGCACGCAAGAAACTATCGGCACGTTAAGAACCGCGCTTACACAAGAAAAGAATACGCAAGAGGTTTTCCACCCCCAAAGATCGTAAAGTTCACCATGGGGGACACAAAGACCCAGTTTGAAGTTGAAGGTCAACTTCTCGCAACCGAACGGGTTCAAATACGCCACTGCTCTCTTGAAGCAGCACGTGTAGCTACGAACCGTGTCTTGATGGATAAACTCATAAACGATTACTACATGGTAGTCCACCCATACCCACACATCATCCTAAGAGAAAACAAGATGATTTTCGGTGCTCACGCAGACCGTCTCCAGCAAGGTATGAGGCGCTCCTTCGGTGCAGCCGTCGGAACCGCCGCTAAAGTCGAGGTCGGTCAACCTATCATGACGGTGCGTGTAAAAGCCGGTAAAGAAGACATCGCAAAAGAGTCACTCAAACGTGGTAGTGCAAAGCTCCCTATAGCCTGCAAAATAGTTATCTCTAAGATCCAGCTACCTCCTAGCCAAACTGAGAAGGCCGAGCCGGAGACGGAGACAGCTTGA
- the ppsA gene encoding phosphoenolpyruvate synthase, with translation MSAKEKELVIWFDKLRNTDVSIVGGKNASLGEMIHAGLPVPFGFAVTAHSYERYIVEKKLSEQIYKIIAETVTNPNDPKQYDAASKLIRELMEKTPMPEDIETEIRRSYAELNKRFALKDTFVAVRSSATAEDLPDASFAGQQETYLNVKGSDDLIDKVIKCWSSLFTPRAIFYRNEKGFPHEKVFISVGVQKMVNSRAAGVMFTINPVTGNRDEIVIEGNYGLGETVVSGAVNPDDFVVDKYTMKIKERRISRKTVKYVRDPKTGKTLHLDVPEEEQTAVCITDTEIMKLAELAKRIEKHYGKPMDIEWAIDQDLEFPDNMMLVQARPETIFGTKNMEGTKMEETKAHENLKIAVRGISAGRRGYGVGKAVIVHKPEDALHGMHKGDILVTGMTDPDFVPFMKMASAIVTDKGGITSHAAIVSRELNIPCVVGTENATSVMKNGVEYTVDSRNGIIYEGILEQAVAPVAANNGGKAVQTAEFAPVTATKIYMNLGTPEMIEQYKDLPFEGIGLMRTEFIMASAIGQHPMLFVENGDSQTFIDIFAENVAKVARAIQPKPVVVRLSDFKTNEYRGLKGGEKYEINEENPMLGWRGCSRYISKWYEKAFRLECQAIKKCRTEWGLKNVYVMLPMVRTLWEAKAVLELMKEEGLERNKDFKIWFMAETPAIAIMADEFSKLVDGFSIGSNDMTQGVLMIDRDSERLGQMGYFDERDPAVKRIIAHLIKVAHENGCTVSICGEGPSNLPDFAEFLVRAGIDSISVNNDAVVNTRRNVAQVEQKIILERLAEQAALARGQPLKKPVPDWEW, from the coding sequence TTGAGCGCTAAAGAGAAAGAGCTTGTAATTTGGTTTGATAAATTAAGAAACACCGATGTTTCCATTGTTGGCGGCAAGAACGCCAGCCTTGGAGAAATGATCCATGCTGGGTTGCCTGTTCCTTTTGGTTTTGCAGTCACAGCCCACTCTTATGAACGCTACATTGTAGAAAAGAAGCTTAGCGAGCAAATCTACAAAATCATTGCTGAAACAGTTACTAACCCAAACGACCCCAAACAGTACGATGCTGCATCGAAGCTTATCCGTGAGCTCATGGAGAAAACTCCGATGCCTGAGGACATCGAAACCGAAATCAGAAGGTCATACGCTGAACTAAACAAGCGTTTCGCGTTAAAAGACACTTTTGTTGCGGTCCGTTCAAGTGCTACCGCAGAGGATCTTCCTGATGCGTCGTTTGCGGGTCAACAGGAAACTTATCTTAACGTGAAAGGCTCAGACGACTTAATCGACAAAGTTATCAAATGCTGGAGCAGTTTGTTTACTCCACGCGCTATCTTCTATCGAAACGAGAAAGGTTTCCCACACGAGAAAGTTTTCATCAGCGTCGGCGTCCAAAAGATGGTTAACAGCCGCGCGGCAGGCGTTATGTTCACAATTAACCCAGTTACAGGTAACCGCGATGAAATTGTCATCGAGGGTAACTATGGTTTAGGCGAAACAGTCGTTTCAGGTGCAGTGAACCCCGACGACTTCGTCGTTGATAAGTATACAATGAAGATAAAGGAACGTCGCATCTCCCGGAAAACAGTCAAGTATGTCCGTGATCCCAAAACAGGAAAAACCCTCCACCTTGATGTGCCTGAAGAAGAACAGACTGCCGTATGTATAACTGACACTGAAATTATGAAACTTGCTGAACTCGCTAAACGTATAGAGAAACACTACGGGAAACCCATGGATATCGAGTGGGCAATCGATCAAGACCTCGAGTTTCCTGATAATATGATGCTGGTTCAAGCTCGCCCAGAAACAATCTTTGGCACTAAGAACATGGAAGGAACGAAAATGGAAGAAACCAAAGCGCATGAAAACCTAAAAATCGCCGTTAGAGGCATCTCCGCAGGAAGAAGAGGGTATGGTGTAGGCAAAGCTGTTATTGTCCACAAGCCTGAAGATGCACTTCATGGTATGCATAAGGGCGACATATTAGTTACTGGAATGACTGACCCTGATTTTGTTCCTTTCATGAAGATGGCATCTGCCATAGTCACCGACAAAGGCGGCATCACAAGCCATGCAGCCATCGTCAGCCGTGAACTAAACATCCCCTGTGTCGTCGGCACCGAAAACGCCACCTCGGTCATGAAAAACGGCGTAGAATACACCGTGGATTCACGGAACGGCATCATCTACGAAGGCATACTTGAACAAGCAGTTGCGCCAGTTGCCGCAAACAACGGCGGAAAAGCCGTCCAAACAGCAGAATTCGCACCTGTTACCGCTACAAAAATTTACATGAACCTCGGCACACCCGAAATGATTGAGCAATACAAAGACCTGCCCTTTGAAGGCATAGGCTTGATGCGCACTGAATTTATCATGGCAAGCGCCATCGGCCAGCACCCCATGCTCTTCGTCGAAAACGGTGACAGCCAAACATTCATCGACATATTCGCTGAAAACGTGGCTAAAGTTGCCCGCGCAATCCAGCCTAAACCGGTGGTTGTGCGCTTAAGTGACTTCAAAACTAACGAGTACCGTGGGCTTAAAGGCGGCGAAAAGTATGAAATTAACGAAGAGAACCCCATGTTGGGTTGGAGAGGATGCAGCCGCTACATCAGTAAATGGTACGAGAAAGCTTTCCGATTGGAATGTCAAGCCATCAAGAAATGCCGCACTGAATGGGGCCTCAAAAACGTCTACGTGATGCTTCCCATGGTTAGAACTTTGTGGGAAGCTAAAGCTGTGCTTGAACTCATGAAGGAAGAAGGTTTAGAACGAAACAAAGACTTCAAAATCTGGTTTATGGCAGAAACCCCCGCCATCGCAATCATGGCTGACGAATTCAGCAAACTCGTCGACGGCTTCAGCATCGGCTCAAACGACATGACCCAAGGCGTACTCATGATTGACCGTGACTCTGAGCGTCTCGGCCAGATGGGTTACTTTGACGAACGTGACCCCGCAGTTAAACGCATCATCGCTCACCTCATCAAAGTCGCTCACGAAAACGGATGCACAGTCAGCATATGCGGTGAAGGTCCCTCAAATCTGCCCGATTTCGCTGAGTTCCTCGTCAGAGCAGGCATAGACAGCATTTCAGTTAACAACGACGCCGTAGTGAACACACGCCGAAACGTCGCCCAAGTTGAGCAGAAGATTATTCTGGAACGCCTAGCAGAGCAAGCTGCGTTGGCTCGTGGTCAGCCGCTCAAGAAGCCCGTTCCAGATTGGGAATGGTAA
- the dph2 gene encoding diphthamide biosynthesis enzyme Dph2 has protein sequence MSAFDFEEQRIRQEIVRLDAKRVLLQMPQGLKPQATIIAKIVEDYGATPIISSDPCYGACDIAEADAASLGVDLILHFGHARLVKEEKTPTLYIEAYANLQIDTAVAQALRLLGAYRSIGLVTSIQHVQALDTAKQLLTEAGKVVFVGDVGQMGYAGQVIGCNYSNATAVARQVDAFLFVGGGMFHALGVALATSKPTVVADPYDNRAYSTTDEAQRILKQRYASIQQAQNAKSIGILVGLKPGQKHLDQALKVKALAENTGRAAYLLAGREITPEGLMDFPSIEAYVNTACPRISLDAPGKFSKPMLTVNEFMVVCGEVSWTDMLKKGLFEN, from the coding sequence ATGTCAGCCTTCGATTTCGAAGAACAAAGAATACGCCAAGAAATAGTCAGACTCGACGCTAAACGGGTTCTGCTGCAGATGCCTCAAGGCTTAAAACCCCAAGCAACAATCATAGCCAAAATCGTTGAAGACTACGGTGCAACCCCCATAATTTCCTCTGACCCCTGCTACGGTGCCTGTGACATCGCGGAAGCCGACGCTGCAAGCTTAGGTGTGGATTTGATTTTACATTTCGGTCATGCACGGCTAGTTAAAGAGGAAAAGACGCCAACACTCTACATAGAAGCTTACGCCAACCTCCAAATCGACACCGCCGTCGCTCAAGCCCTTCGTTTGCTTGGCGCGTATCGCAGTATCGGTTTAGTTACCTCGATTCAGCATGTGCAGGCGCTTGACACAGCCAAACAGCTTCTAACCGAAGCAGGCAAAGTCGTCTTCGTCGGCGACGTAGGTCAGATGGGGTACGCGGGGCAGGTTATCGGCTGCAACTACAGCAACGCCACCGCCGTAGCACGACAGGTGGATGCGTTTCTCTTCGTTGGCGGCGGTATGTTCCACGCACTTGGCGTCGCGTTAGCCACCTCTAAGCCCACCGTAGTCGCTGACCCCTATGACAACCGCGCCTACTCCACAACCGACGAAGCCCAACGCATCCTAAAACAGCGCTACGCAAGCATCCAGCAAGCCCAAAACGCCAAATCCATCGGTATTCTCGTCGGCTTAAAACCGGGGCAGAAACACCTCGATCAAGCCCTCAAAGTCAAGGCTTTAGCCGAGAACACGGGGCGGGCAGCGTACCTGTTGGCGGGCAGAGAAATCACCCCTGAAGGACTCATGGACTTTCCCAGTATCGAAGCCTACGTTAATACGGCTTGCCCAAGGATTTCGCTGGATGCCCCTGGCAAGTTCAGCAAGCCCATGTTGACGGTTAACGAGTTTATGGTGGTGTGCGGCGAAGTTTCATGGACGGATATGCTCAAAAAAGGCTTATTCGAAAACTAG
- a CDS encoding METTL5 family protein has product MDGYAQKRLIRKLDLELFLTSLKPQPNPQAALEQYTTSEQIAADMLYLAAYTNGDIAGKKVLDLGCGTGRLGLGAAFLGAEEVVGVDVDPLAIRTARENRTKAGLTFELINGDINAIVGKFDTVLQNPPFGVQTREADRAFLVKALEVGNHIYSLHNHPEVDERLIKMLKSSGGMVQVKPNSFLERFIAKHGGQVTAVYAMLMTIPKMFDFHRKLKHDFVIDLYVIAKQ; this is encoded by the coding sequence ATGGACGGATATGCTCAAAAAAGGCTTATTCGAAAACTAGACCTCGAACTTTTCCTAACTTCACTTAAGCCTCAGCCCAACCCCCAAGCAGCGTTAGAGCAATACACAACTTCTGAGCAGATAGCCGCAGACATGCTCTACCTCGCCGCCTACACCAACGGCGACATCGCAGGCAAGAAGGTGCTGGATTTGGGGTGCGGAACAGGCAGGTTGGGGTTGGGGGCGGCTTTTTTGGGTGCAGAAGAGGTTGTGGGTGTCGATGTTGATCCGCTGGCAATCCGTACCGCACGGGAGAATAGGACTAAGGCGGGGTTGACTTTTGAGCTGATAAACGGCGATATCAACGCCATTGTGGGCAAGTTCGATACGGTTCTGCAGAATCCGCCGTTTGGCGTGCAAACCCGCGAGGCTGACCGCGCGTTTTTGGTGAAAGCCCTCGAAGTCGGCAACCACATCTACTCACTCCACAACCACCCCGAAGTCGATGAACGCCTCATCAAGATGCTCAAGTCCAGCGGGGGCATGGTGCAAGTGAAGCCCAACAGCTTCTTAGAGCGGTTCATCGCTAAACACGGCGGCCAAGTGACGGCGGTTTATGCGATGTTGATGACTATTCCTAAGATGTTTGATTTCCATCGGAAGCTAAAGCACGATTTCGTCATAGATTTGTATGTGATCGCAAAACAGTAA